Proteins from one Cicer arietinum cultivar CDC Frontier isolate Library 1 chromosome 3, Cicar.CDCFrontier_v2.0, whole genome shotgun sequence genomic window:
- the LOC101507158 gene encoding small polypeptide DEVIL 3 encodes MSSDNSNMRASKKKVSCKKLGGYLKEQKGRLYIIRRCVVMLLCWHD; translated from the coding sequence ATGAGTAGTGATAATTCCAATATGAGAGCTTCAAAGAAGAAGGTTTCATGCAAAAAGCTTGGAGGGTACCTCAAAGAGCAAAAAGGAAGATTATACATAATTAGAAGATGTGTTGTTATGCTTCTTTGTTGGCATGACTAA